The following are encoded together in the Flavobacterium haoranii genome:
- a CDS encoding carboxypeptidase-like regulatory domain-containing protein — translation MKKLLFSAILTLVSLTMLAQQNPALKGKVVDSKSQKPLQNVVATIQSTNTSVVTGVDGSFVIQEFPNDQPVLEITYTGYKSQTYVLEPVKGETLDLGVLSLEEDITSELQLSLVTITENDLGDENTGSESTSGLLQASRDTYQQAAAFNWGQARFRIRGLDNQYGTTMINGIVMNKLYDGRPQWSNWGGLNDATRNQEFTMGSAPSDYTFGGILGTQEINTRASHYRPGTRISMSGTNTNYNWRTMGTHASGFNKKGWAFVVSASRRWAKEGYFEGTDYSANSLFASVEKKFNDKHSLNFTSIYAQNSRGKNSPNTKEVTDLMGIDYNSYWGWQDGKKRNSREKNIEEPINMLSHYWKISEKTSLNTNIAYQTGKIGNSRIDYQGVPNPDPTYYRNLPSYFLSLYENDPAVVSAQNPSAYLPGGLGGLYTPDLLGAYNAEFYKQQQIDWQKLYDTNKAAGRSVYVLYEDRTDDKLWNANTILNSVLSDNIVLNAAVNYKNLRSHNFQYMLDLLGGDYFLDVDNFGTNADQQQSNLNNPNRQVREGDKYGYNYKLNANVIDAFTQFKFKYKKIDFYLAQQFSRSEYQREGLYRNGYYPTNSYGKSKKVEFDNFGFKGGLTYKINGRHLIDFNAIYMSKAPDLRSSFSNARVNNNVTVDLKSETLSNVDLSYIIRAPKFKSRLTGFFSQQKDVTEVSFFFSEGTVEDFSGEGDTNAFVNEVVTGLDKSNYGLELGLEYQITSTIKAMASATYAEYIYSNNPNVYLSVDNQGSATNTNTARSYGKAYLKDYHLPGVANNAASIGLEYRDPKFWWVGVNYNYLSGSYLDISPLLRTNNFLKDPTSYSGSAFPEITQDRLRQLLKQEQLDDIYLLNLQGGKSWRISNKNRNTFGFFASINNVLDKRYKTGGYEQARNANYRELNQDVSSGNPAFAPKYFYGYGRTYFVNFYINF, via the coding sequence ATGAAGAAACTTTTATTCAGTGCTATTTTGACCCTTGTAAGCTTAACAATGCTTGCACAACAAAATCCTGCGCTAAAAGGTAAAGTGGTTGATTCTAAATCACAAAAACCATTACAAAATGTAGTGGCAACTATTCAAAGCACTAACACTTCAGTTGTAACTGGAGTAGATGGTTCATTTGTTATTCAAGAATTTCCAAATGACCAACCTGTATTAGAAATTACTTACACAGGTTACAAATCTCAAACTTATGTTTTAGAACCAGTAAAAGGAGAAACTTTAGATTTAGGAGTTTTATCTTTAGAAGAAGATATTACGTCTGAGTTACAACTAAGTTTGGTTACTATTACGGAAAATGATTTAGGAGACGAAAATACAGGTTCTGAGAGTACATCAGGACTTTTACAAGCTTCTAGAGACACTTACCAACAAGCTGCTGCTTTTAACTGGGGACAAGCACGATTTAGAATTAGAGGTTTGGATAATCAATACGGAACTACAATGATCAATGGTATCGTAATGAACAAACTTTATGACGGTAGACCACAATGGAGCAATTGGGGCGGTTTAAATGATGCTACTCGTAACCAAGAATTTACAATGGGGTCAGCTCCTTCAGATTACACATTTGGAGGAATACTTGGAACACAAGAAATTAACACGAGAGCGTCTCATTACAGACCAGGGACAAGAATTTCAATGTCTGGAACCAATACAAATTACAATTGGAGAACTATGGGAACTCATGCATCAGGCTTTAATAAAAAGGGTTGGGCATTTGTAGTTTCTGCATCAAGAAGATGGGCAAAAGAAGGCTACTTTGAAGGAACTGATTACAGTGCGAATTCTTTATTTGCTTCAGTTGAGAAGAAATTTAATGACAAACATAGTTTAAACTTTACTTCAATTTATGCACAAAATAGTAGAGGTAAAAACTCACCTAATACTAAAGAAGTAACAGACTTAATGGGTATAGATTATAATTCTTATTGGGGATGGCAAGATGGTAAAAAACGTAACTCAAGAGAAAAAAACATAGAAGAACCTATAAACATGTTGTCTCACTATTGGAAAATAAGTGAAAAAACATCGTTAAATACAAATATTGCATACCAGACAGGTAAAATTGGAAATTCAAGAATCGATTACCAAGGGGTTCCAAATCCTGATCCTACATACTACAGAAATTTACCTAGTTATTTTCTTTCTTTATATGAAAACGACCCAGCTGTTGTATCGGCTCAAAATCCTTCGGCATATTTACCAGGTGGTTTAGGCGGACTTTATACACCGGATTTACTTGGTGCATACAATGCAGAATTCTACAAACAGCAACAAATAGATTGGCAAAAACTTTACGATACAAACAAAGCTGCAGGAAGAAGTGTTTATGTGTTATATGAAGACAGAACAGATGACAAATTATGGAATGCCAATACTATTCTAAATAGTGTATTATCTGATAATATTGTTTTAAATGCAGCTGTTAACTATAAGAATTTAAGATCTCACAATTTCCAATACATGTTGGATTTGCTTGGAGGAGATTATTTCCTAGATGTTGATAATTTTGGAACAAATGCAGATCAACAACAATCTAACTTGAATAATCCAAATAGACAAGTAAGAGAAGGTGATAAATATGGTTACAATTACAAATTGAATGCTAATGTTATTGATGCTTTTACTCAATTCAAATTTAAGTATAAAAAAATTGATTTTTATTTAGCACAACAATTCTCAAGATCTGAGTATCAAAGAGAAGGTCTTTACAGAAATGGATATTATCCAACTAACTCTTACGGCAAAAGTAAAAAAGTTGAATTTGATAATTTTGGATTTAAAGGTGGTTTAACTTACAAAATTAATGGCCGTCATTTAATTGACTTTAATGCAATTTACATGAGTAAAGCTCCTGACTTAAGAAGCTCTTTTTCTAATGCTAGAGTAAATAACAATGTAACTGTAGACTTAAAAAGTGAAACACTTTCAAATGTTGATTTAAGCTACATAATTAGAGCTCCAAAATTTAAATCAAGATTAACTGGTTTCTTCTCTCAACAAAAAGATGTAACAGAAGTTAGCTTCTTTTTCTCTGAAGGTACAGTAGAAGATTTCTCAGGAGAAGGAGACACTAATGCTTTTGTTAATGAAGTTGTTACTGGTTTAGACAAAAGTAATTATGGACTAGAATTAGGGTTAGAATATCAAATTACTTCTACAATTAAAGCTATGGCATCTGCTACTTATGCAGAATATATATATTCAAACAACCCTAATGTTTATTTATCTGTTGATAATCAAGGTTCTGCAACAAATACTAATACAGCAAGAAGCTATGGAAAAGCTTATTTAAAAGACTATCACTTACCTGGTGTTGCTAATAATGCCGCTTCAATTGGATTAGAATATCGCGACCCTAAATTCTGGTGGGTTGGGGTAAACTACAACTATCTAAGTGGGTCATACTTAGATATTTCTCCTTTGCTAAGAACTAATAACTTCCTTAAAGACCCAACAAGTTATAGTGGAAGTGCATTTCCTGAGATAACTCAAGATAGATTAAGACAATTATTAAAACAAGAACAACTTGACGATATTTATTTATTAAATTTACAAGGAGGTAAATCTTGGAGAATAAGCAATAAAAACAGAAATACGTTTGGTTTCTTCGCCTCTATTAATAATGTCTTAGACAAGCGTTATAAAACTGGTGGTTATGAACAAGCAAGAAACGCTAATTATAGAGAACTTAACCAAGATGTGTCAAGTGGAAATCCTGCTTTCGCTCCAAAGTATTTTTATGGATACGGAAGAACTTATTTTGTTAACTTTTACATTAATTTCTAA
- a CDS encoding DUF5689 domain-containing protein — MKKTIFKTAILIASVSLFTACVNGDDYDTPSLECNETSLVKNLEVSAIPFSSTITQYTDEDIVEAYVTSSDRDGNFFKSISMQTLDGSDAFSISVDVNATFVNFEPGRKVLLNLKDLYLLNNVSGFGNGGKVIGSLYISPTNGSVSIGRIPQAQYLTALNRSCTVVDEDQLVQTVTIAQATSSDAYLNKLIEIENVQFNNSSINTTYYDQYNAIGGSTNHTIEDADGNSMIFRTSSYATFAHHNVAEGNGKIRGVITKYGNDYQFFARYESDIMLDNPRIVPLFEESFTSNWNNWTKYSVVGAQVWTLDTQYGNPGNCAKMSGYSGGNQNNEDWLISPSIDLTSITTASLKFDTSSKFAGNLLEVYISTDYVSGDPNAATWTQLTGFNLDTNTGSYIWTASGAIDISTFAGNNVYLGFKYTSTTSAATTWEVDNVKIEGQ, encoded by the coding sequence ATGAAAAAAACAATTTTTAAAACAGCAATTTTAATCGCATCTGTATCTTTATTTACAGCGTGTGTTAATGGTGATGATTATGACACACCATCATTAGAATGTAATGAAACTTCCCTTGTTAAAAACTTAGAAGTATCGGCAATCCCTTTCAGTTCTACAATTACACAATACACTGATGAGGATATTGTTGAAGCATATGTAACCTCAAGTGATAGAGATGGGAATTTCTTTAAATCTATTTCGATGCAAACTTTAGACGGAAGTGATGCATTTAGTATTTCAGTTGATGTAAATGCTACTTTCGTAAATTTTGAGCCAGGCAGAAAAGTATTGTTAAATTTAAAAGATTTATATTTGTTAAATAATGTAAGTGGATTTGGAAATGGTGGTAAAGTAATCGGATCACTTTATATCTCACCTACAAACGGATCTGTTTCAATTGGAAGAATTCCTCAAGCTCAATATTTAACCGCATTAAACAGAAGTTGTACAGTTGTAGATGAAGATCAACTTGTACAAACTGTAACTATTGCTCAAGCTACTTCTAGCGATGCTTATTTAAATAAATTGATTGAAATCGAAAATGTACAATTCAACAACTCTTCAATCAATACTACATATTATGACCAGTATAACGCTATAGGTGGTTCGACTAATCATACAATAGAAGATGCAGATGGTAATTCAATGATTTTTAGAACTAGTAGCTATGCTACATTTGCACACCATAATGTTGCTGAAGGAAATGGTAAAATAAGAGGTGTTATCACAAAATATGGTAACGATTATCAATTCTTTGCTAGATATGAAAGTGATATTATGTTAGACAACCCAAGAATTGTTCCTTTATTTGAAGAATCTTTCACATCTAATTGGAATAATTGGACAAAATATAGTGTTGTTGGAGCTCAAGTTTGGACGTTAGACACACAATATGGTAACCCAGGAAATTGTGCTAAAATGTCTGGTTATTCTGGTGGAAATCAAAACAATGAGGACTGGTTAATTTCTCCTTCAATCGACTTAACATCAATTACTACGGCAAGTTTAAAATTTGATACTTCTAGTAAATTTGCAGGTAACCTATTAGAAGTTTACATTTCAACTGATTATGTTTCTGGCGATCCAAATGCTGCTACTTGGACACAATTAACTGGTTTTAATTTGGACACAAATACTGGCTCTTATATTTGGACTGCTTCTGGTGCAATTGATATTTCAACTTTTGCAGGAAACAATGTTTATTTAGGTTTCAAATATACTTCAACTACTTCAGCGGCTACAACTTGGGAAGTTGACAACGTAAAAATTGAAGGACAATAA
- a CDS encoding lipocalin family protein yields MKNKILIFLLSFITLSITSCDNNDETKEINNKKNPIEGKWTIQQIGEIQIINSTNIVVYEDYQSSGNCENDFYIFNTDFTYSFNEVLDSNNCTPTEVEVGEYEIGEDTITLYYSVEENGSTVDYQSSATVINLTYETMELALGNDTNGVSFLKLSKQ; encoded by the coding sequence ATGAAAAATAAAATTTTAATTTTTTTACTATCGTTTATTACTTTATCAATAACATCATGTGATAACAATGATGAGACAAAAGAAATAAACAATAAAAAAAATCCTATAGAAGGTAAATGGACAATTCAACAAATTGGTGAAATTCAAATAATTAATAGCACAAATATTGTTGTATATGAAGATTATCAATCAAGTGGAAACTGTGAAAACGATTTTTATATCTTCAATACAGATTTTACATATTCTTTTAATGAAGTCTTAGATTCAAACAACTGTACTCCAACAGAAGTTGAAGTTGGTGAATACGAAATTGGAGAAGATACAATTACGTTATATTACTCTGTAGAAGAAAATGGTTCAACTGTAGATTATCAATCTAGTGCAACTGTTATTAATTTAACTTATGAAACTATGGAATTAGCGTTAGGTAATGATACTAATGGAGTTTCTTTTTTAAAGTTATCAAAACAGTAA
- a CDS encoding YiiX/YebB-like N1pC/P60 family cysteine hydrolase, with product MNRKFITAALLFANIVLAQKIELKTGDLIFQSMNCGELCEAINQVTEGYKGIDFNHMGMVVIENDSVFVLEASGNSVKLTPYQTFTSYTDLPMYVGRVKKRFKKLIPEAVSFGKNQLGVPYDNEYIYNNGKYYCSELIYDCFKEANKEPFFVLYPMTFKAPNSKEFFNVWAEYYKNLNIEIPEGQLGCNPGGISTSKKIKILGTL from the coding sequence ATGAATCGTAAGTTTATCACAGCTGCTTTACTTTTTGCTAACATAGTTTTAGCACAAAAGATTGAATTGAAAACGGGTGATTTAATTTTTCAATCGATGAATTGTGGCGAATTATGTGAAGCAATTAATCAGGTAACAGAAGGCTACAAAGGAATAGATTTTAACCACATGGGAATGGTTGTTATTGAGAATGATAGTGTTTTTGTGTTGGAAGCATCGGGAAATAGCGTTAAATTAACACCTTATCAAACTTTTACTTCTTATACTGATTTGCCAATGTATGTAGGAAGAGTAAAGAAGCGTTTTAAAAAATTAATTCCAGAAGCAGTTTCATTTGGTAAGAATCAGTTAGGAGTACCCTACGATAATGAATATATTTACAATAATGGAAAGTATTATTGCTCAGAGTTGATTTATGATTGTTTTAAAGAAGCGAATAAAGAGCCATTCTTTGTTTTGTATCCCATGACATTTAAGGCTCCAAATTCTAAAGAATTTTTCAATGTTTGGGCAGAATATTATAAAAATTTAAATATTGAAATTCCAGAAGGTCAACTTGGTTGTAATCCTGGAGGCATTTCAACTTCAAAAAAAATTAAGATTTTAGGAACTTTATAA